The following proteins come from a genomic window of Macadamia integrifolia cultivar HAES 741 chromosome 14, SCU_Mint_v3, whole genome shotgun sequence:
- the LOC122061295 gene encoding U-box domain-containing protein 16-like encodes MAITPQAFPPRERRPSSSSFISPNFSDTKLLQSLLFLSREISLLKPLQFLLKRNSSSIIRKSKLLSIIFEEILNLPLSFLSQSTLLCSKELYLLLHRTKTLIDDCSNGSKIWLLMQHESVSHNFHHLTVEIAALLDVFPFKDFDLSEDVKDVVVLLKNQCYKAKAFMDPIPENLKREVLKMIDRIEREIVPKQSKLESIFERLGFCDSKSCRDEIERLEDEIQGEEKSMGQMGALVGLVRYGKCVLYGASSPKRSSRSPRSDGCHFPLPTDFLCPISLELMSDPVVVATGQTYDRSSISLWINSGRNTCPKTGQVLAHKGLIPNCTLKNLIVLWCRENRLPLETVEIDKSDGVTVSKAALEAMRMTASFLVNKLRVSRSTEMVERIVHELRNLAKTESESRVCIAESGAIPLLVDYLVSNNKELQVDAVTTLLNLSILEANKTRIMETDGFVDGVIRVLRSGTTWEAKGNAAATIFSLSCVHVYRKKLGRKRRVVKGLVELARVGPTTSRQDALAALLKLAGERECIGRLLEGGVPEMAVEIIDEWPEEVVTIMAAVAKRGGAAALAATDRAIEKIATVLRDGPGRAKESAAAALVAVCRRGGEEVVAQLAVTPRIHKAIWELIGTGTVRARRKAASLLQILRRWAAETEYIGIVDVSTSIADLLIY; translated from the coding sequence ATGGCGATAACTCCTCAAGCTTTCCCGCCAAGAGAGCGACGACCATCATCAAGCTCTTTCATATCCCCTAATTTCTCCGACACCAAACTCCTTcaatctcttctctttctctcccgaGAAATCTCCCTTCTTAAACCTCTGCAATTCCTTCTCAAACGTAATTCCTCTTCTATAATCCGAAAATCCAAGCTTCTCTCCATCATATTCGAAGAAATTCTcaaccttcctctctcctttctttctcaatCCACACTTCTCTGTTCCAAAGAGTTATATCTCCTTCTACATAGAACCAAAACCTTAATCGACGACTGCTCTAATGGAAGCAAGATCTggcttttaatgcaacacgaaTCTGTCTCCCACAATTTTCATCATTTAACAGTTGAAATCGCGGCTCTGCTTGACGTTTTCCCTTTTAAAGATTTCGATTTAAGCGAGGACGTGAAGGATGTCGTCGTTCTGCTCAAGAACCAGTGCTACAAGGCCAAAGCTTTCATGGATCCAATCCCCGAGAATCTCAAGCGAGAGGTGTTGAAGATGATTGATCGTATAGAGAGAGAAATCGTTCCTAAGCAATCGAAGCTCGAGAGTATATTTgagagattagggttttgtgattCGAAAAGTTGCAGAGATGAAATAGAGCGGCTCGAAGATGAGATTCAGGGGGAAGAGAAATCGATGGGCCAGATGGGAGCATTGGTGGGCCTCGTTCGGTACGGTAAGTGTGTTCTCTACGGTGCTTCGTCGCCGAAGAGAAGCAGTAGATCACCAAGATCCGACGGTTGTCATTTCCCTCTACCTACTGACTTTCTATGTCCGATCAGCCTCGAATTGATGAGTGATCCAGTGGTTGTCGCCACAGGACAAACCTATGATCGGTCTTCTATCAGCCTCTGGATTAATTCTGGACGCAACACGTGTCCCAAAACTGGTCAAGTCCTGGCCCACAAGGGCCTAATTCCAAATTGTACGTTGAAGAACTTGATCGTGTTGTGGTGCCGTGAAAATAGACTGCCACTTGAAACGGTGGAGATTGATAAATCTGACGGCGTTACTGTTAGCAAAGCTGCGTTGGAGGCAATGAGGATGACGGCGTCTTTTCTCGTTAACAAACTCCGTGTTTCGCGGTCAACCGAGATGGTGGAACGGATCGTTCACGAGCTGCGGAATCTTGCGAAAACTGAATCCGAAAGCCGAGTTTGTATAGCCGAGTCAGGAGCGATTCCGTTGCTCGTGGACTACTTAGTTTCAAATAATAAAGAGCTGCAAGTTGACGCCGTTACAACGTTACTCAACCTTTCTATCCTCGAAGCCAATAAAACGAGGATTATGGAAACTGACGGATTTGTTGACGGCGTCATTAGAGTGCTGAGATCAGGTACCACGTGGGAGGCAAAAGGAAATGCTGCAGCCACTATATTCAGCTTGTCCTGTGTACACGTTTACAGGAAGAAGCTAGGAAGAAAGAGACGTGTCGTAAAAGGATTGGTGGAGCTTGCAAGAGTGGGACCCACAACATCAAGGCAAGATGCTTTGGCTGCTCTTTTGAAGTTGGCGGGAGAAAGAGAATGCATAGGAAGATTGTTGGAGGGAGGGGTGCCGGAAATGGCGGTGGAAATAATAGATGAGTGGCCGGAGGAAGTAGTTACGATTATGGCGGCGGTCGCTAAAAGGGGCGGAGCGGCGGCGTTAGCGGCAACGGATAGGGCTATTGAAAAGATAGCGACGGTGTTAAGGGATGGCCCAGGGAGGGCAAAGGAGAGCGCCGCCGCCGCACTTGTTGCAGTTTGccgaaggggaggggaggaggttgTGGCCCAATTGGCGGTGACACCAAGGATTCATAAGGCAATTTGGGAGCTGATTGGGACAGGAACAGTTAGAGCACGCCGGAAAGCGGCAAGCCTATTGCAGATTCTCCGGCGATGGGCCGCAGAAACCGAATACATTGGTATTGTCGACGTTTCAACAAGTATAGCTGATCTTCTGATTTATTAG
- the LOC122060435 gene encoding mini-chromosome maintenance complex-binding protein, which yields MVGLPFDCVANPLGAVRLTFEKAVSSGSDPEIFNGKDWGAIDLFREFLFDKDGLSQVPILDHSSIRWLPPNSLVRFRGMVQDMLGNELYVGVFKDSTTWRTNKFMDVASSSMDSSPQMKIWERRVLYCVPVPGQASWIESSTEAAISRCHNSTFQHGEKRLREDDAAIDHMDTNVLEYGLKGSPPSAKKMREGEFPCQSSKPEEPPSEETSRLLHMMPDFDKNSLPCIVKVYDTPESDLKLNDIFEFIGVFTYDPELTIHKDDSDEFLGDFCEDALADLPPNKVPRLHCLVHRKLGVQDFLHCSHIIEPMPNIIRGIRETLLGHLTSVLGNDGVAAHYMLLHLLSKVHTRVDTIAVGKLSLNLTGFTKEVISVFGNQLNLAIQSLLPFTRYMPLTLEYLNAASLAPTKDYQKNRLVTGVLQLAEGTHLTIDETQLKAGTLNSTGVENVRLLKYLMEWQKVEYDFEYYKVEMMADVQLLVFSEGKSNILPADLVLPFRPSAVGLSESRDAEALPVWRWYLSTVRSFSHTIEPEIQKTVENDLVAARQADRSLGSHDFSRLLTMARLMSVSFGETFLSLEHWKMVKELERLRQERLKELRES from the exons ATGGTAGGTCTACCTTTCGATTGTGTGGCGAATCCTCTCGGAGCAGTGAGGCTGACCTTCGAGAAGGCGGTGTCATCAGGTTCCGATCCAGAGATCTTCAATGGCAAGGACTGGGGCGCCATTGATCTCTTTCGTGAGTTTCTATTCGATAAAGACGGTCTTTCTCAG GTTCCAATACTTGATCATTCCAGTATCAGGTGGCTTCCACCCAATTCTCTTGTCCGGTTTAGAGGAATGGTACAGGACATGCTTGGCAACGAGCTTTATGTTGGTGTGTTCAAG GATAGCACCACTTGGAGGACTAACAAGTTCATGGATGTAGCTTCATCTTCTATGGATTCCTCACCTCAAATGAAAATATGGGAACGGCGGGTGCTATACTGTGTTCCA GTTCCAGGGCAAGCTTCATGGATTGAATCATCTACTGAAGCTGCAATAAGCAGATGTCATAATTCAACATTCCAACATGGAGAAAAACGCCTAAGAGAGGATGATGCAGCCATTGATCACATGGATACTAAT GTTTTGGAATATGGGTTGAAGGGTTCACCTCCATCAGCCAAAAAGATG CGTGAAGGTGAGTTCCCTTGCCAATCTTCCAAACCAGAAGAACCGCCAAGTGAAGAAACCTCCCGCTTGTTACACATGATGCCGGATTTTGACAAAAATTCTCTTCCGTGTATAGTAAAG GTATATGATACACCAGAGTCTGATTTAAAGCTGAATGACATCTTTGAGTTTATTGGTGTCTTCACATATGATCCGGAGCTTACGATTCACAAGGATGATTCAGATGAGTTCTTGGGTGACTTTTGTGAAGATGCATTAGCCGATTTGCCTCCTAATAAG GTACCACGCCTCCATTGTCTTGTACATCGAAAACTTGGAGTTCAAGACTTTCTTCACTGCTCCCACATCATTGAG CCAATGCCCAATATTATTAGAGGGATAAGAGAAACTCTACTAGGACATCTTACGTCAGTTCTTGGCAACGATGGTGTAGCTGCTCATTACATGTTGTTGCATCTTCTCTCTAAG GTGCATACTCGAGTTGACACAATTGCAGTGGGAAAGCTATCATTAAACCTCACTGGTTTTACGAAAGAAGTCATATCTGTTTTCGGCAATCAGCTTAACCTTGCTATCCAGAGTCTCCTACCTTTTACACGATATATGCCTCTAACCTTGGAGTATCTTAACGCTGCTTCACTGGCCCCAACAAAAGATTATCAGAAAAACAG GTTGGTTACGGGAGTTTTGCAGCTAGCTGAAGGTACCCATTTAACCATTGATGAGACTCAATTGAAAGCAGGGACCCTTAACTCTACTGGGGTTGAGAATGTGAGATTACTCAAGTATCTGATGGAGTGGCAAAAG GTCGAATATGATTTTGAATACTACAAAGTGGAGATGATGGCTGATGTCCAATTACTTGTCTTCTCTGAGGGaaaatcaaacatcttgcctgcTGATTTAGTCCTACCATTCCGGCCTTCTGCTGTTGGATTATCTGAGAGTAGGGATGCAGAAGCACTGCCAGTTTGGAGGTGGTACTTGAGTACTGTAAGATCATTTTCACATACTATTGAGCCAGAAATTCAGAAG ACGGTAGAAAATGACCTGGTTGCAGCCAGGCAAGCAGACCGGAGCTTAGGGAGTCATGATTTTAGCAG GTTGCTGACAATGGCCCGATTAATGTCAGTCAGCTTTGGTGAAACATTTCTGTCATTGGAGCATTGGAAAATGGTGAAGGAATTGGAGAGGCTGAGGCAGGAGAGGCTTAAGGAGCTTAGGGAGTCATGA